In the genome of Halosolutus amylolyticus, the window ATCGTCAGGTCGAAGTCCGGGTCGGGATCGTCGACGATCTCGTCGATCATCCAGGGACGCTCCGACGTCCTGGTTCCGTCGGTACCGAGCACCCACGTGACGATCGGACAGCCGTAACAGGGTCGCTCGAGTTCCAGCGACGCCGTGTCCTCGCTCCCGCTGACGTCGCTCTCGCCGAGGATGACGTCCGCGTGGCCGAGCCACCAGACGACCCGATCGAGTTCCCCGTCCGGAAAGGCCACGTCCAGCGAGAGGTCGATCGACTCGCCGCGGACGAATTCGATCGATTCGTCGGCCGGATCGGTCTCCTCGATGACGGGTGCCCCGATCCCGTCGTCCGTGACGGTTGTCGTCCACGAGGCCCGGCGAACGTCGTCCTCGCCGACGACGGCCGCGGCGACCTCGCGGGTACCGGGCGACTCGAACGTCGTCTGCCAGTGGTCCGCGCCCCGGTGGCCGTAATACGCGGCGTCCCAGGGCCCCATCGATTGGCCCGCGAACTCCCCGTCGACGAACCACCGCGTTCGCCCGCCGTACTCCCCCAGCAGGTCGGACTCGACCTCGAAATGGACCGTGGTCCCGGGCTGTACCGCGAACTCCGGGTCGGGCGCCGTCTGCGCCGGATCCAGCGCCTCGATCGCAAGCACGTCGACGCGCTCCTCGACCGCGTCGGATTCGGTCTCGAACCGCACCGTGATGGTCCCGTCCGATTCGACGGGAGCGGTTCGATAGCTGAAGAGATCGAGCGTCTTCGTCTCTCCGGGCTCGACGGTCGTCCTGACGGTCACGTACCGATCGCCGTCGAAGTAGCTCTCGATGTCGGGTCTCACCGACCTGTCGCCGGTGTTCGCTACCTCGAGGGCTACCTCGAGTAGCGACCCCCCTTCGACGGGTGCGTTCGTCTCCGCGATCCGCAACTCCACGTCTTCGACGGCGACGAGTGCACCGTACGCCCGGTCTCTGACACGGTTTCTGATCGCCGATACGCCCCCGGTGATCGTTGCCGGCAGTGCCCCCCAGCCGGCGAGGAACCGCCGCCTCCGCATGAGATACTGTACCACGACGAGTCCATAATACCGTTGTCACGATTGCGGTGACTGTCGAATTCGTCGACAAGTCGACGGATTCGGCCGCGACGCGTGGGGTCGAGATTTTTACCGCCGGTCGACGACCGATATTCAAGAATTTTACTACACTCGGTAAAAATCGTTTGCATGAACTGGCAGGCCGTCGAGACGACGGCGGTCGAGGCCGATCCGATCGAGACGCCCACTTCAGGTTCGCCGTTCACCCGAAGAGAAGCGCGAATCACGATCGCGCTTCCGATCGGTCCTCTCACCGACCAGTACGGGCGTATCGGGTGCGTACTCGGTACAGTTCTCCGGGGGACCGGGCAGGCACGGCCGCGGATCGTGGGCCCGATCGGGCCAGGTCGAATAGTTATCGACGGTGTCCCTCCGCTGTTCAAATATTTACTACGGATAGGGTAAATCTTTTAGCCCGTGCCCCCGTTGGTCGGGACATGAAAGCGATCGCAGTCGAGCCCGGGGCCGGCGAACCCGCCATCGTCGAGCGGCCCCGACCCGAACCCGCGGCCGGCGAGGCCCTCGTCCGGACCCTTCGCGTCGGCGTCGACGGGACGGACCACGAGGTCATCGCGGGCCACCACGGCGAAGTTCCCGCGGGTGACGATCGGCTGGTCCTCGGCCACGAGGCCGTCGGCGTCGTCGAAGACGCGAACGGCACCGACCTCGAGGAAGGCCAGTACGTCGTCCCCACGGTCCGTCGCCGACCAGAGGGCACGAACGAGTACTTCGACCGCGGCGAACCCGACATGGCCCCCGAGGGGAAGTACGTCGAGCGCGGCATCGTCGGCGCGCACGGTTTCATGGCGGAGTACTTCACCAGCCCCGCCGAGTACCTCGTCCCGATCCCCGAGGACCTCGCCCCGCTCGGGTTCCTCGTCGAACCGATCAGCATCAGCGAGAAGGCGATCGAACACGCCGTCGCCTCCCGTTCGGCCTTCGACTGGGAACCCGAATCCGCCATCGTGCTCGGGAACGGCTCGCTCGGTCTCGTCACGCTCGCCATGTTCGAGGAGGTGCTCGACATCGACCGGACCTACTGCCTGGGCCGGCGCGATCGGCCCGACCCGTCGATCGACGTCATCGAGGACCTCGGCGCGACGTACGTCGACTCGCGGGAGACGCCGGTGCCCGAGATTCCCGACGAGTACGAGGCCGTCGACCTCGTCTACGAGGCGACCGGCTACGCGAAACACGCCGTGGAGACTGTCGACGCGCTCGCACCGAACGGCGTCGGCGTCCTGCTGGGCGTCCCCGAACCCTGGGAGTTCGATATCGACGGCGGGAAGTTCCACCGGGAACTGGTACTGCACAACAAGGCCCTCCTGGGGACGGTGAACTCCCACCGCGGCCACTTCGAGTCCGCCGTCGACACCCTCGCACAGTTGCCCGAGCGGTTCACGGACGACCTCGTCACCGGCGTCTACGGCCTCGACGAGTTCCACCGCGCCTTCACGGAGGACGACGACGTCATCAAGACCGCCGTCGAGTTCGCCGCGATCTAATCGCTCGAACCGCCGTCGCCGACTCGGCCCGCGGCCCGTGACACGCTGACGAGATAGAAACTATTACTTTCTCCCGAGTGAATATCTATGACATGGGAGTCGATTACACACGGTTACACGATCCGAACGCCGAGTACACGATGCGGGACCTCTCGGCGGAGACGATGCAGGTGACCCGGGAACGCGGCGGCGATCGGGACGTCGAGATCACGGACGTCCAGACGACGATGGTCGACGGTAACTTCCCCTGGACCCTCGTACGCATTTATACGGACGCCGGCATCGTCGGCACCGGCGAGGCCTACTGGGGCGCGGGCGCGCCCGAACTGATCGAGCGTATGACGCCCTTCCTGCAGGGCGAGAACCCCCTCGACATCGACCGGCTAACCGAGCACCTCGTCCAGAAGATGTCCGGTGAGGGCTCGATCGGCGGCGTCACCGTCACTGCGATCTCCGGCATCGAGGTCGCCCTCCACGACCTCGCCGGCAAGATCCTCGAGGTTCCCGCCTACCAGTTGCTCGGGGGCAAGTACCGCGACGAGGTCCGCGTCTACTGTGACTGCCACACCGAGGAAGAGGCGGATCCGATCGCCTGCGCCGACGAGGCCGAACGCGTCGTCGAGGACCTCGGCTACGACGCCCTGAAGTTCGACCTCGACGTCCCCTCGGGTCACGAGAAGGATCGCGCCAACCGCCACCTGCGCGACCCCGAGATCGAACACAAGGCCTCGATCGTCGAGGCGGTTACCGAGCGCGTCGGCTCGCGGGCCGACGTTGCCTTCGACTGCCACTGGACGTTCTCGGGCGGTAGCGCGAAGCGACTCGCCGAGCGCCTCGAAGCGTACGACGTCTGGTGGCTCGAGGACCCCGTTCCGCCGGAGAACCACGACGTCCAGCGCGAGGTAACCCAGTCGACGACGACCCCGATCACCGTCGGCGAGAACGTCTACCGCAAGCACGGTCAGCGCCGCCTGCTCGAGGAACAGGCCGTCGACATCATCGCGCCGGACATGCCGAAGGTCGGCGGGATGCGCGAGACGCGGAAGATCGCCGACCTCGCGGACATGTACTACGTTCCGGTCGCGATGCACAACGTCGCCTCGCCCGTCGCGACGATGGGCAGCGTCCACGTCGGCGCGGCGATTCCCAACTCGCTCGCGGTGGAGTACCACTCCTACGAACTCGGCTGGTGGGAGGACCTCGTCGAGGAGGATGTCATCGAAAACGGATACATCGAGGTGCCCGAAAAGCCCGGCCTCGGCGTCACGCTCGACATGGACGCCGTCGCGGAGCACATGGTCGACGGGGAAGACCTCTTCGACGAGGCGTAGAACGCCGGTCTACGGCGGCTACGGTCACCGCCGCATCCCGTCTACTTCGGGAAACCACCGAACCGGAACTCCGTTTCGTCGGGGTCGGGACGGACGTCGGCGGCGAACGGCGTGTCGGTGAATGTTTTATCCCGCTCGTCGGGGTTGAATCCCGCGTGACGCCAGACAGACTCACTCGACGGGGCGTGCTGACCGCGGCGGGCGCGGCGTTCACGGCGACGGTCGTCGGTGGCTCCGCAACCGCCGATGCCGATCGCGGCGGACGTCTCGGGGCCGCTGCAAGAGCGTTTCAGGAGGACGATACCGACGACTACGCGAGCGTCTATCGAGAGACGATCGACGACGTCGTGCTCGTCAACGTGTTCGGCGAGGGGCCGGAGGGGCCCGGCGGACTCGGGTCCGGGTTCGTCACCGACGACGGGTACGTCGTGACCAACGACCACGTCGTCGCCGGTGCGAGCGAGGTCGAACTCCAGTTCCGCGACGAGCAGTGGCGAACGGCGTCGGTAGTCGGGACGGACGTCCACAGCGACCTCGCCGTCCTGGCGGTCGACGACCTCCCGGACGGACCCGACGGGCTCTCGTTTACCGACGCAGACCCGGTGATCGGGCAGGAGGTGCTCGCGCTCGGCAACCCGCTCGGATTCGACGCGTCGATCTCGCAGGGGATCGTCAGCGGGATCGATCGATCGCTCCCGAGTCCGACCGGGTTCGCGATCCCGGCGGCCATCCAGACCGACGCGCCGGTCAACCCCGGCAACAGCGGCGGCCCGCTCGTGACCCTCGACGGGGACGTCCTCGGGGTCGTCTTCGCGGGCGCGGGCCAGACGATCGGCTTCGCGATCTCGGCCGCGCTTGCCGATCGGGTCGTCCCGGCGCTCGTCGACGACGGCGAGTACGAACACGCCTACATGGGCGTCGGGGTGCTCCCGGTCGGGCCGCTGATCGCCGAGGCGAACGACCTCGACGAGCCGCAGGGAGTCCTCGTCATCGAAACGGATCCTGACGGGCCGGCGGACGGCGTCCTCGAACCCGCCGACGAGACGGCGGAGGTCGATGGTACCCCGGTTCCCGTCGGCGGCGACGTGATCGTCGCGATCGGCGGCGAGGAGATTCCGAACCAGGATCGGCTGTCCTCGGTGCTCGCGCTGGAGACGTCGCCGGGCGACGCGATCGACGTCGACGTCGTCAGGGACGGGGAGCGCCAATCGGTCGAGTTGACGCTCGCCCCGCGGCCGGACGAAGAGTCCCCCTGACGAACGCGAGGGGAGACGAATCACACCGACCCGCGACACGGATCGATCTCACACCCGCCACTGAACCGCACGACCCGCACGACCGCGTCGCGTTCGACGAGGAATCCGTGGTGCCGGCGATCGGCGGCGGGCTACTCCGGTCGTTCGAGGTCCTCCTCGGCGTCCTCCAGATCCTCGATCTCCTCGTCCTCGCGCGGGGCGTTCTGCGTTCCGAGATCGTCGTCGCCGTCGTCGACCTGGTCGGGATCCTGGTCGACGCGTTCGAGTTCCTCCTCGATCTCGGCGTCTCGTTCCGCCTCGTACTCGTCAGCCCTGTCGGTATCGTCTTCTGCCATGACGTCTGGGGTTCGGGATCGATCGGTTTGGACGCCGGGCCGTCGAGTGCAACGTCGGCCGCCCACGCGGGTGCGATCGGGGTTCCCGATCGATCGACTGCGAGTGACCGTCCGGAAGACACGAAAGACAGATAAAAGACGCCCCGCTGTGAATAGACAGATATGGACGTTCCGTACGACCTCACCTCGTACGTTCGGGTGTTGAAAATGGCGACGACACCCACGACCGAGGAGTTCCTTCAGGTATCGAAAATCGCCGGTGCAGGGATCGTCCTCGTCGGCCTCATCGGCTTCCTCATCGGTGCCGTCATGCTGTATCTCCCCGGTGGTGGCGTGTAATGGGCATCTTCGCTGTGAAGACGACGGCGAGTCAGGAGCGGACCGTCGCCGACATGATCATCAACCGCGAGGAGAGCGAGATCCACGCCGCGCTCGCGCCGGACTCGCTGACCTCGTACGTGATGGTCGAGGCCGACGGCGACGCGGTCTTAGAGCGCGTGCTGGAGGACATCCCCCACGCCCGGAGCATCGTCCCCGGAAAGTCGGACATCTCGGAGGTCGAGCACTTCCTCTCACCGAAACCGGACGTCGAGGGGATCGCCGAGGGCGACATCGTCGAACTCATCGCCGGCCCGTTCAAGGGTGA includes:
- a CDS encoding glucose 1-dehydrogenase, which translates into the protein MKAIAVEPGAGEPAIVERPRPEPAAGEALVRTLRVGVDGTDHEVIAGHHGEVPAGDDRLVLGHEAVGVVEDANGTDLEEGQYVVPTVRRRPEGTNEYFDRGEPDMAPEGKYVERGIVGAHGFMAEYFTSPAEYLVPIPEDLAPLGFLVEPISISEKAIEHAVASRSAFDWEPESAIVLGNGSLGLVTLAMFEEVLDIDRTYCLGRRDRPDPSIDVIEDLGATYVDSRETPVPEIPDEYEAVDLVYEATGYAKHAVETVDALAPNGVGVLLGVPEPWEFDIDGGKFHRELVLHNKALLGTVNSHRGHFESAVDTLAQLPERFTDDLVTGVYGLDEFHRAFTEDDDVIKTAVEFAAI
- a CDS encoding mandelate racemase/muconate lactonizing enzyme family protein, producing MGVDYTRLHDPNAEYTMRDLSAETMQVTRERGGDRDVEITDVQTTMVDGNFPWTLVRIYTDAGIVGTGEAYWGAGAPELIERMTPFLQGENPLDIDRLTEHLVQKMSGEGSIGGVTVTAISGIEVALHDLAGKILEVPAYQLLGGKYRDEVRVYCDCHTEEEADPIACADEAERVVEDLGYDALKFDLDVPSGHEKDRANRHLRDPEIEHKASIVEAVTERVGSRADVAFDCHWTFSGGSAKRLAERLEAYDVWWLEDPVPPENHDVQREVTQSTTTPITVGENVYRKHGQRRLLEEQAVDIIAPDMPKVGGMRETRKIADLADMYYVPVAMHNVASPVATMGSVHVGAAIPNSLAVEYHSYELGWWEDLVEEDVIENGYIEVPEKPGLGVTLDMDAVAEHMVDGEDLFDEA
- a CDS encoding S1C family serine protease, whose product is MTPDRLTRRGVLTAAGAAFTATVVGGSATADADRGGRLGAAARAFQEDDTDDYASVYRETIDDVVLVNVFGEGPEGPGGLGSGFVTDDGYVVTNDHVVAGASEVELQFRDEQWRTASVVGTDVHSDLAVLAVDDLPDGPDGLSFTDADPVIGQEVLALGNPLGFDASISQGIVSGIDRSLPSPTGFAIPAAIQTDAPVNPGNSGGPLVTLDGDVLGVVFAGAGQTIGFAISAALADRVVPALVDDGEYEHAYMGVGVLPVGPLIAEANDLDEPQGVLVIETDPDGPADGVLEPADETAEVDGTPVPVGGDVIVAIGGEEIPNQDRLSSVLALETSPGDAIDVDVVRDGERQSVELTLAPRPDEESP
- a CDS encoding protein translocase SEC61 complex subunit gamma; translation: MDVPYDLTSYVRVLKMATTPTTEEFLQVSKIAGAGIVLVGLIGFLIGAVMLYLPGGGV
- a CDS encoding transcription elongation factor Spt5: MGIFAVKTTASQERTVADMIINREESEIHAALAPDSLTSYVMVEADGDAVLERVLEDIPHARSIVPGKSDISEVEHFLSPKPDVEGIAEGDIVELIAGPFKGEKAQVQRIDEGKDQVTVELYEATVPIPVTVRGDQIRVLDSDER